In a single window of the Antedon mediterranea chromosome 1, ecAntMedi1.1, whole genome shotgun sequence genome:
- the LOC140039350 gene encoding uncharacterized protein, which produces MRQDAAIQIGSNLPDFEKTILQAASKRSSCTQKISSVNEELDELRNTLSLSLVKHNDANEISEITNKIYLKEQSVKDLQSTIYEEIKYATGSLCTEMDNILTANKIPRQQYHRKSFVGNHVYRACKFNIIDKLMDGLEIVLKQQMHHCKDKHTTILATKLSKIRQSFTPPFKLFSQVHACINHTRFIDDPEIDAYEHAIKSFSVEYRKISPGVWYSRNSPCWSITLYHLCVDGRWASAYLQNKVEN; this is translated from the exons ATGAGACAGGATGCTGCTATTCAGATTg GTAGTAACCTGCCAGACTTTGAGAAGACAATTTTGCAAGCAGCATCAAAACGAAGTTCATGTACACAAAAAATCAGTTCTGTAAATGAGGAGCTTGATGAACTGAGAAATACACTCTCTCTGTCACTAGTGAAGCACAATGATGCTAACGAAATTTCtgaaatcaccaacaaaatatatctGAAAGAACAAAGTGTTAAAGACTTG CAATCTACTATATATGAAGAAATCAAATATGCAACCGGATCATTATGTACAGAAATGGACAACATTTTAACAGCAAACAAAATTCCCCGACAACAATATCACAGGAAAAGTTTTGTTGGCAATCATGTGTATAGAGCATGCAAA TTTAACATTATAGACAAGTTAATGGATGGATTGGAAATTGTATTGAAGCAACAGATGCATCATTGCAAAGACAAACACACAACCATTCTAGCGACAAAACTGTCGAAGATAAGACAGTCATTTACGCCACCATTTAAACTGTTTAGTCAAGTTCATGCATGCATCAACCATACACGATTCATTGATGATCCTGAAATTGATGCATATG AACATGCAATAAAGTCATTCTCTGTAGAATACAGAAAGATTTCCCCCGGTGTGTGGTACAGCCGAAACTCCCCATGTTGGAGCATCACTCTGTACCATTTATGCGTCGATGGAAGGTGGGCATCGGCCTACTTGCAGAACAAGGTGGAGAATTAA